From a region of the Gemmatimonadota bacterium genome:
- a CDS encoding transposase: MRVKIRDEGVVRNKAVYLALGVDRDGHKDARPLDRANRGG, translated from the coding sequence TTGCGCGTGAAGATCCGGGACGAAGGCGTGGTCCGGAACAAGGCCGTCTATCTGGCACTGGGTGTCGATCGCGACGGGCACAAGGACGCTCGGCCTCTGGATCGAGCAAACCGAGGGGGCTAG
- a CDS encoding RHS repeat-associated core domain-containing protein, with amino-acid sequence MWLAPDSRQSPPAANKWLGSLVTDGKDATGTLYRRNRYYDPVSGRFTQEDPIGLAGGLNLYGYAGGDPVNFSDPLGLCPGIPNTNQLDPTDCPPGYFTVLFTAAGGAGGGLAGAISAGVACSPSGPAALVCAVGGAAGGAKAGAAAGAILGSGLDAGLAFAKMLDRLGGGELDVPGNPFTGANAQGDAFKHLAKYHGVSETQASDRLHKIKEAAGLGS; translated from the coding sequence ATGTGGCTGGCACCCGATTCGCGCCAGTCTCCGCCGGCCGCGAACAAGTGGCTCGGCTCGCTGGTGACGGACGGGAAGGACGCGACCGGAACGTTGTATCGCCGGAATCGGTATTATGATCCGGTCAGTGGGCGATTCACGCAGGAAGACCCGATCGGGCTCGCGGGGGGGCTCAATCTGTACGGGTATGCGGGTGGAGATCCGGTCAACTTCTCGGATCCTCTCGGACTGTGCCCCGGAATCCCCAACACGAATCAGCTTGACCCGACCGATTGCCCACCGGGCTACTTCACGGTTCTGTTCACGGCGGCCGGCGGAGCGGGTGGCGGACTTGCCGGTGCCATCTCAGCCGGCGTGGCGTGTTCGCCGAGTGGACCCGCTGCCCTCGTTTGCGCGGTGGGTGGAGCCGCGGGAGGGGCAAAGGCAGGGGCCGCCGCTGGCGCGATCCTCGGCTCCGGTCTGGACGCGGGTCTCGCCTTCGCAAAGATGCTCGACCGGCTTGGCGGGGGTGAACTTGATGTCCCCGGGAACCCGTTCACGGGAGCGAATGCGCAGGGAGACGCCTTCAAGCATCTAGCGAAGTACCATGGTGTCAGCGAAACGCAAGCGAGTGATCGACTACACAAGATCAAGGAGGCGGCCGGACTGGGGAGCTGA
- a CDS encoding transposase: MLTLERGERWPDWKEFPEFDPPGDGCADREDGDAGGPVSALPVHAEADRRADSRGRATEHLGYAPGRRSWRGRRITGTGDAEDGADRVRAPPLEIPRDREGTFRRSSCRPASGGCRSSDAERAVAYARGVSVREIQEALGAALSGRGPAPSVISAVTAEVMEEVDRLERSSGRSTASTPS; encoded by the coding sequence ATACTCACCCTGGAGAGAGGGGAGAGATGGCCAGACTGGAAGGAGTTCCCTGAGTTCGACCCCCCGGGCGATGGATGCGCTGATCGGGAAGACGGCGACGCCGGAGGACCTGTCAGCGCTCTTCCGGTTCATGCAGAAGCGGATCGCCGAGCGGATTCTCGCGGGCGCGCGACTGAGCATCTCGGGTACGCGCCGGGGAGGAGAAGCTGGCGGGGCAGGCGAATCACCGGAACGGGCGACGCCGAAGACGGTGCTGACCGAGTCCGGGCGCCGCCGCTCGAGATCCCGCGCGACCGCGAGGGCACGTTCCGGCGCAGCTCGTGCCGACCGGCGTCCGGCGGCTGCCGTAGTTCGGACGCGGAACGTGCTGTCGCCTATGCGCGCGGCGTCTCGGTGCGCGAGATCCAGGAGGCACTTGGAGCAGCTCTATCAGGTCGAGGTCCTGCGCCGAGCGTGATCAGTGCGGTGACCGCCGAAGTGATGGAGGAGGTGGACCGCCTTGAAAGAAGCAGCGGCCGCTCGACTGCGTCTACCCCGTCGTGA